One Bacteroidota bacterium genomic window carries:
- a CDS encoding DMT family protein — MWTVVLLLISNVFMTIAWYGHLKHKDKALWVVILVSWGIAFVEYLFQVPANRMGHGRFTAAQLKTIQEVLSLSVFCVFSVVYLKEDLRWNYLVGFALILLGAFFVFKKW, encoded by the coding sequence ATGTGGACGGTCGTGCTCCTGCTCATCAGCAATGTCTTTATGACCATAGCCTGGTACGGGCACCTGAAGCATAAGGACAAGGCACTGTGGGTGGTCATTCTGGTCAGCTGGGGGATCGCCTTTGTGGAGTATCTCTTCCAGGTGCCAGCCAACCGGATGGGCCACGGCCGCTTTACGGCCGCGCAGCTGAAGACGATACAGGAGGTGCTGTCTTTGTCTGTGTTTTGCGTCTTTTCGGTGGTGTATCTGAAGGAGGACCTGCGGTGGAACTATCTGGTGGGCTTTGCCTTGATTCTGTTAGGTGCTTTTTTTGTCTTCAAAAAATGGTAA
- a CDS encoding protein-tyrosine-phosphatase produces the protein MLAKLIFTMSFVLSLASAQFYAPLSAYIAARVAEYDQIAPPRRAALDSLANMLTALDTRPLRLVFICTHNSRRSQLAQIWAQLAAWHYLGPNAPVETYSGGTEATAFNERAVAALERTGLHVFYISAIPFRDNPNPAYYWSASPKLPGHPAHSKVYSDTIWNPQQDFVAVMVCSDADEACPYVPGASLRVALPYADPKASDGTPQEAATYDERCAQIAREMLFLFSLLPAPAPAEATDSPPSTR, from the coding sequence ATGCTTGCCAAGCTGATCTTTACCATGAGTTTTGTGCTTTCCCTTGCCTCGGCCCAGTTCTATGCGCCCTTATCAGCCTACATAGCTGCGCGGGTAGCCGAGTACGACCAGATAGCCCCGCCCCGCCGGGCAGCGCTGGATAGCCTGGCCAACATGCTGACGGCCCTAGACACCCGGCCCCTGCGGCTGGTTTTTATCTGCACACACAACAGCAGGCGCAGCCAGCTGGCCCAGATATGGGCCCAGCTAGCAGCCTGGCACTACCTGGGCCCCAATGCCCCGGTAGAAACCTACAGCGGCGGCACAGAGGCCACTGCCTTCAATGAGCGGGCGGTAGCGGCCCTGGAACGAACAGGACTGCATGTTTTCTATATATCCGCAATCCCTTTTCGAGATAATCCCAATCCTGCCTACTACTGGTCTGCCAGCCCTAAGCTGCCGGGGCATCCTGCCCATAGCAAGGTCTATTCCGATACAATCTGGAACCCCCAGCAAGACTTTGTAGCCGTAATGGTGTGCAGCGATGCCGATGAGGCCTGCCCCTATGTGCCGGGGGCCAGCCTGCGCGTTGCCCTGCCCTATGCCGACCCCAAGGCCAGTGACGGAACACCCCAGGAGGCCGCTACCTATGATGAACGCTGTGCCCAGATCGCACGCGAGATGCTATTCCTCTTCTCCCTGCTGCCCGCCCCTGCGCCGGCCGAGGCAACTGATTCACCCCCATCTACCCGTTAG
- a CDS encoding VOC family protein yields MVMHVSLYVSRLEASLDFYTRFFGTPPAKVAPAYAKWELPQLVISFIENPERIQPAFGHLGFRVDSPEALERQLAAAQAAGLPIRQEQGTRCCYALQDKFWVEDPDGVQWEVYYFHADSQFNDPRYEAEAASACCMPPAAKPKRNLSQLSAR; encoded by the coding sequence ATGGTCATGCATGTAAGCCTGTATGTGAGCCGACTGGAAGCCAGCCTCGACTTTTACACCCGTTTCTTTGGCACTCCACCCGCCAAGGTGGCACCGGCCTATGCCAAGTGGGAGCTGCCTCAGTTGGTGATCTCCTTTATCGAGAACCCCGAGCGGATACAGCCCGCCTTTGGGCACTTGGGTTTTCGGGTAGACAGCCCCGAGGCACTGGAGCGGCAGCTGGCGGCGGCCCAGGCGGCAGGCCTGCCCATCCGGCAGGAGCAGGGCACCCGCTGCTGCTATGCCCTGCAGGACAAGTTTTGGGTGGAAGACCCCGATGGAGTACAGTGGGAAGTATACTACTTCCATGCCGACAGCCAGTTTAACGACCCTCGATATGAAGCCGAGGCAGCATCGGCCTGCTGTATGCCCCCCGCTGCGAAGCCGAAGCGAAACCTGAGCCAGCTATCTGCCCGCTAG